One Pleurocapsa minor HA4230-MV1 DNA segment encodes these proteins:
- a CDS encoding class I SAM-dependent methyltransferase: protein MLKAKHDWLKRFPYAKISAYIVDDFIKGLKLSVGQISSGSGSVHLRTQSEVESVAYIESILKDYKKLGGIEKFSGKVAELGPGDSAGVAMLLRGEGCTQVDLIDRYYSDRNLQQQSKIYQLLADKYDLNHFKTTDIWDEKAISGVNWKIGIAAENYFKQCAQTDETMYDYIISCAVLEHLYDPLDCIVQMVKCLKPGGQMFHFIDFRDHGMFTPENPELCYLQIPSFAYTLATKNNARPNRILTHRYREILEALKQKDLIDYSILVQRLVEVDEINPPQQYADINPDKLKQANDFVDQYRYKFASEFANVNSSDLAISNIFLKVIKK, encoded by the coding sequence ATGTTAAAGGCAAAACATGATTGGTTAAAACGCTTTCCTTATGCAAAAATATCTGCTTACATAGTAGATGATTTCATCAAAGGTCTTAAATTATCAGTAGGACAAATAAGCTCTGGTTCTGGATCAGTGCATTTGCGAACTCAATCGGAAGTAGAATCAGTTGCTTATATCGAAAGTATTTTAAAAGACTACAAAAAACTTGGTGGCATCGAGAAATTTTCTGGAAAAGTTGCCGAGTTAGGTCCAGGAGATAGTGCTGGGGTAGCGATGTTGCTTAGAGGAGAAGGTTGCACCCAAGTAGATTTAATCGATCGCTATTATAGCGATCGCAATTTACAACAGCAAAGTAAAATTTATCAACTTTTGGCAGATAAATATGATTTAAATCATTTCAAGACTACGGATATATGGGATGAAAAAGCAATTTCTGGGGTTAATTGGAAAATTGGCATAGCCGCAGAAAATTACTTTAAACAGTGCGCTCAAACAGATGAAACAATGTACGATTACATAATTTCCTGTGCTGTGTTAGAGCATCTATACGATCCTTTAGATTGTATAGTTCAAATGGTGAAATGTCTTAAGCCTGGGGGACAGATGTTTCACTTCATTGATTTTCGCGATCATGGTATGTTCACTCCTGAAAATCCAGAGCTTTGTTATCTCCAAATTCCTTCTTTTGCTTATACTCTTGCTACTAAAAACAATGCCAGACCAAATCGAATTTTGACACATCGATATCGAGAGATTCTTGAAGCACTCAAGCAAAAAGATTTAATTGACTATTCGATTTTAGTACAGCGCCTAGTGGAAGTTGATGAGATTAATCCTCCTCAACAATATGCAGACATTAATCCAGATAAATTAAAACAAGCGAATGATTTTGTCGATCAATATCGTTATAAATTTGCCTCAGAGTTTGCCAATGTAAACAGTAGTGATCTGGCAATTTCCAATATATTTCTCAAGGTAATTAAAAAATAG
- a CDS encoding DUF4091 domain-containing protein — MFTNKTTQSNSNLESSFQVFIKPSLERISQKIDNQQFNLNLFNQNNRDNNSTENNLQLYAAKGEYESLQIVIQSPKGRNLQGVNVVVADLQNNNQDLISSQNITLYREHYVYVDTPSPNNLRGNPTLGQGWYPDGLIPFVNPNTGLDLEGAKLDAAPFNVLENENQSIWLDIYVPRDTKPGEYQGSYTVTTDHQGEKRGKINLTVWDFELPLKPTMHSHFIPWQERGENLTEELLKHKVVTGLHVRPEQQQELINQWGLNSVRLPFWSGANYTNCQMSPAPSVIEIKQAADVYDDSLLKYIYSADEIDECKNLISPLKQWADNIHEAGIKHLVVMKPRPELYEDVDIWVIQPNMYETGDAEITEAMKQGDQVWFYSGYHTDYSPQWTIDALPINFRIPQGFIAPNLGLTGILYFRIDAWGHDPNKITANPSVPWYRLPVYQYSNERSFPGDGALIYPGEEVGLKEVVPSLRLKRIRDGMEDYEYIAILKNFGEEAWALKTIQPVASNWHNWTKEPQVLEETRVKLGNRIQELMHNYHK, encoded by the coding sequence TTGTTTACTAATAAGACAACTCAGAGTAATAGTAATCTAGAGAGTAGCTTTCAAGTTTTCATCAAACCATCTTTAGAGCGAATTAGTCAAAAGATTGATAATCAACAGTTTAACCTTAATCTTTTTAACCAAAACAATAGAGATAATAATTCTACAGAAAATAATCTGCAATTATACGCAGCTAAAGGTGAGTATGAATCATTACAAATAGTAATCCAGTCCCCTAAAGGGAGAAATTTGCAAGGTGTTAATGTAGTTGTTGCCGATTTACAAAATAATAATCAAGATCTTATTTCTAGCCAAAATATTACTTTGTATCGTGAACATTATGTATACGTTGATACACCTAGTCCGAATAACTTGAGGGGTAATCCTACTTTAGGTCAGGGTTGGTATCCTGATGGTTTAATCCCCTTTGTCAATCCCAATACAGGTCTGGATTTAGAAGGAGCTAAGTTAGATGCTGCTCCCTTTAATGTGTTAGAAAACGAAAATCAATCTATTTGGTTAGATATTTATGTACCTAGAGATACAAAGCCTGGAGAATATCAAGGTTCATACACTGTAACAACTGACCACCAAGGAGAGAAAAGAGGGAAAATTAACCTAACTGTCTGGGATTTTGAGTTACCTCTCAAACCGACGATGCATTCCCATTTTATTCCTTGGCAAGAGCGAGGAGAAAATTTAACCGAGGAATTGCTCAAACACAAAGTTGTTACAGGACTGCACGTTAGACCTGAGCAACAACAAGAGTTAATTAATCAATGGGGATTAAACTCTGTTCGCTTACCTTTTTGGAGCGGGGCAAATTATACTAACTGTCAAATGAGTCCTGCTCCTAGTGTCATAGAAATTAAACAAGCCGCAGATGTATATGATGATAGTTTATTAAAATATATTTATTCTGCTGATGAGATTGATGAATGCAAAAACCTAATCTCACCTCTTAAGCAGTGGGCGGATAATATTCATGAAGCTGGGATTAAACATCTGGTCGTCATGAAACCTCGACCTGAACTATATGAAGATGTAGATATATGGGTTATACAACCCAATATGTACGAGACTGGGGACGCAGAAATTACTGAAGCGATGAAACAAGGAGATCAAGTTTGGTTTTATTCTGGATACCATACAGATTATTCTCCTCAATGGACAATCGATGCATTGCCAATTAATTTTCGTATTCCTCAAGGGTTCATAGCTCCCAATTTGGGCTTAACAGGGATTTTATACTTTAGAATTGATGCCTGGGGTCATGATCCTAATAAAATTACTGCAAATCCTAGTGTTCCTTGGTATAGACTTCCAGTTTATCAATATAGTAATGAGCGTAGTTTTCCTGGAGATGGCGCGCTAATTTATCCTGGCGAAGAAGTTGGACTGAAAGAGGTTGTTCCTTCTTTACGATTAAAAAGAATTAGGGACGGTATGGAAGATTATGAATATATAGCTATTCTCAAGAACTTCGGTGAAGAGGCATGGGCGTTAAAAACAATTCAACCTGTAGCAAGCAATTGGCATAATTGGACTAAAGAGCCTCAAGTACTGGAAGAAACCCGAGTAAAATTAGGTAATCGAATTCAGGAATTAATGCACAATTATCATAAATAG
- a CDS encoding class I SAM-dependent methyltransferase, with protein MIKKLKKSDHGTPEQIVEHYQLEKKLADKLRNSSREERAELYTEVYDELFTNIPYHSQLTRKADDKSRQISVYKKLQLLKHYLKPDSTFLEVGPGDCSLSLAVCQQVKQVYAVDVSSEVTENNHHPENFKLIISDGVSIPVATNSVTIAYSDQLMEHLHPDDAFLQLQNIYQSLAESGIYICITPNRLSGPHDVSKYFDETATCFHLKEYTVTELINLFSQVGFINIKVSFGFRGVYLQPPLFIYQWTENFLNAVPFVIRNKLTSNILVNNFLGITIIAKKKNK; from the coding sequence GTGATTAAGAAATTAAAGAAAAGTGATCATGGAACTCCAGAACAAATTGTTGAACATTACCAATTAGAGAAAAAATTGGCAGATAAATTACGCAATAGTAGTAGAGAAGAGCGAGCAGAGTTATATACAGAGGTTTATGATGAATTATTTACTAATATCCCCTATCATTCTCAGCTAACTCGCAAAGCTGATGATAAATCTCGCCAAATATCAGTTTATAAAAAACTACAGTTACTTAAACATTACCTTAAACCTGATTCTACCTTCCTAGAAGTTGGGCCCGGTGACTGTAGTTTATCGTTAGCTGTTTGCCAACAAGTTAAGCAAGTCTATGCGGTAGATGTTTCTTCGGAAGTCACCGAAAATAACCATCATCCAGAAAACTTCAAGTTAATTATTTCTGATGGTGTAAGCATTCCTGTTGCAACCAATAGTGTAACCATTGCCTACAGCGATCAATTAATGGAACATTTGCATCCTGATGATGCTTTTTTACAGCTCCAAAACATTTATCAATCATTAGCTGAATCGGGAATTTATATTTGTATCACTCCTAATCGACTAAGTGGTCCCCATGATGTCTCTAAATATTTTGATGAAACTGCCACGTGCTTTCACCTTAAAGAGTATACTGTGACAGAGTTAATTAATTTATTTAGTCAAGTGGGATTTATTAATATTAAAGTTAGTTTTGGTTTTCGTGGAGTTTATTTACAACCACCTTTGTTTATCTATCAGTGGACAGAAAATTTTTTAAATGCTGTACCGTTTGTTATTAGAAATAAACTTACTTCTAATATTTTAGTAAACAATTTTTTGGGCATTACAATTATTGCCAAAAAGAAGAATAAGTAG
- a CDS encoding polysaccharide biosynthesis protein has protein sequence MRFKKLNLERITIDRKLLNLNNRHFFLLDGLVFCLTPMMAMVLRLDHLDLLQKYYQGLFVATIIFSIVKSITFIIGGFYKRYWKYASIDELIEIAALTTTAVVVEIILLGILQYVIGNDTNHYLVPRSLPLLDGILTFILIGGIRFSVRAAERKNQQRKNFYKRDRVLIVGAGDAGVSILQEMRRNLKLGLNPVAFVDDDPKKLGLNIQGLPVVGNRYRIPEIISAQNIRQVVIAMPTTAGKTLREIVDVCQAMGISVNTLPSANEILDQGNQVTILREVKIEDLLRREPIQTDAQAVSQLLTGKTVLITGAGGSIGSELCRQIFRCRPAKIILLGHGENSVFNIQEELQQVLQILQQENSDQQLTQLIPYIADLRIKPRLEDAFRVHQPDIVFHAAAHKHVPLMELNPPEAITNNVLGTKNLLDLAITYDVGNFVMISTDKAVKPTNVMGASKRTAEMLVLKAARTSGRPYAVVRFGNVLGSRGSVVPTFKRQIAKGGPVTITHPEITRYFMTIPEAVQLVLQASVLSSQNSQGQIFMLNMGQPIKIVDLAKDLIKLSGYEVGQDIDIVFTGLRPGEKLYEELLVEGEEYESTAHEKVLVVKNASRIIPPNLDTTINVLCQAAKRNDINLIIFLLDRLVLGYTSKYQQIDVEQAQNSLEQIISETHELNSVTVGLQPEFMPRLSLPSFNYVTRLTPIELQRGLKQALENEEFSLYYQPVMSLITGEICELEALLRWHHPYLGLISPQKFMATAEESGLIVPLQRWIIEAVCVQLKRWQQDPNFNSQIGVSINIPSLQLFQPSLVKHLKFNLEQYQIDSHLITWEISEYLIGENPQAARVILPQLKQLGIQLQIDNFGRVASIYGHVKPNLLYQEFERVKIDRHLVSLIEREQQPWDVFKKIVLDLKKQGFNVTITGIENLSQLNKVKEISEDYGQGNLLSRPLNVEEVTKLVKSNQRMSEKLK, from the coding sequence ATGAGATTTAAAAAGCTAAATTTAGAACGAATAACCATTGATAGAAAATTGCTTAATCTTAATAACCGACACTTTTTTCTACTGGATGGGCTGGTTTTTTGTCTAACACCTATGATGGCGATGGTTTTACGTCTCGATCACCTAGATCTTTTACAGAAATACTATCAAGGCTTGTTCGTTGCAACCATCATCTTTTCTATAGTTAAGTCAATCACGTTTATCATCGGCGGATTTTATAAGCGCTATTGGAAATATGCCAGTATTGATGAGTTAATTGAGATTGCTGCTTTAACCACAACCGCTGTGGTGGTCGAGATTATTTTATTGGGTATTTTGCAATACGTAATTGGGAATGATACTAACCATTATTTAGTGCCTCGTTCTTTACCCTTACTTGATGGTATTCTCACTTTTATTTTAATCGGCGGAATTCGCTTCAGCGTCAGAGCCGCAGAACGTAAAAATCAGCAACGTAAAAACTTTTATAAACGCGATCGTGTCTTAATTGTCGGAGCAGGAGATGCAGGAGTCTCAATTCTGCAAGAAATGCGCCGTAATCTAAAGCTAGGACTAAATCCTGTTGCATTTGTCGATGATGATCCTAAAAAGCTAGGATTAAATATCCAGGGATTACCTGTAGTGGGTAACCGTTACCGTATTCCAGAAATTATTTCCGCGCAAAATATTCGCCAGGTAGTTATTGCTATGCCTACGACTGCGGGCAAAACTCTTCGCGAGATCGTAGATGTGTGTCAGGCGATGGGTATATCCGTCAATACCCTCCCTTCAGCCAATGAAATACTCGACCAAGGTAATCAAGTAACTATTCTTAGGGAAGTTAAAATTGAAGACCTCTTACGACGAGAACCGATTCAAACCGATGCTCAGGCAGTTTCTCAACTTTTAACAGGAAAAACCGTACTGATAACTGGTGCTGGTGGATCGATTGGTAGTGAATTATGTCGTCAAATCTTTCGCTGTCGTCCCGCTAAAATAATCTTATTAGGACACGGTGAGAACTCTGTGTTTAACATCCAAGAAGAACTACAGCAGGTACTGCAAATTCTCCAGCAGGAAAACTCCGATCAACAGCTTACTCAGCTTATTCCCTATATTGCTGATTTAAGAATTAAACCTAGGTTGGAAGATGCGTTTAGAGTTCATCAACCCGATATCGTATTTCATGCCGCAGCTCACAAACACGTGCCTCTAATGGAGTTAAATCCTCCAGAGGCAATCACTAATAATGTCTTAGGAACTAAAAACTTATTAGATCTAGCAATCACTTATGATGTCGGCAATTTTGTCATGATCTCAACCGACAAGGCAGTTAAGCCGACCAACGTTATGGGAGCGAGTAAGCGCACAGCAGAAATGCTGGTACTAAAAGCAGCTAGAACTAGTGGAAGACCTTATGCGGTAGTTCGTTTTGGTAATGTTTTGGGTAGCCGTGGTAGCGTAGTGCCAACCTTCAAAAGACAGATTGCTAAAGGTGGGCCAGTTACCATCACTCACCCTGAAATTACTCGATACTTTATGACTATTCCTGAAGCTGTTCAGTTGGTTCTCCAAGCCTCTGTTTTAAGCAGCCAAAACAGCCAAGGTCAAATCTTCATGCTCAATATGGGTCAACCAATTAAAATTGTCGATCTGGCTAAAGATTTAATTAAGTTATCAGGCTATGAGGTTGGTCAGGATATTGATATTGTGTTTACTGGATTAAGACCAGGAGAAAAGCTATATGAAGAACTTTTAGTAGAAGGAGAAGAGTATGAATCGACTGCCCACGAAAAAGTATTAGTAGTCAAAAACGCTAGTCGCATCATCCCGCCCAATTTAGACACAACCATTAATGTTTTGTGTCAAGCAGCAAAGCGCAATGATATTAATCTAATTATCTTTCTACTCGATCGTCTCGTATTAGGCTATACCAGCAAATATCAACAAATAGATGTGGAACAAGCTCAAAATAGTCTCGAACAAATTATTAGCGAGACTCATGAGCTTAATTCAGTTACCGTCGGTCTACAACCAGAATTTATGCCTCGTCTTAGTCTACCTAGTTTTAACTATGTAACCCGTCTTACTCCTATTGAGCTACAACGTGGACTTAAACAAGCCTTAGAGAATGAAGAGTTTAGCCTTTACTACCAACCAGTAATGAGCTTGATTACGGGAGAAATTTGCGAGCTTGAAGCTTTGTTACGCTGGCATCATCCCTATTTAGGGTTAATTTCTCCTCAAAAATTTATGGCGACGGCAGAAGAATCGGGGTTAATTGTTCCTTTGCAGAGATGGATCATTGAAGCTGTATGCGTCCAACTAAAACGTTGGCAGCAAGACCCTAATTTCAATAGTCAGATTGGGGTAAGCATTAATATCCCCAGTCTCCAGCTATTTCAACCAAGTTTAGTCAAACATCTCAAATTCAATTTAGAGCAATACCAAATTGACTCTCATTTGATTACTTGGGAAATATCCGAATATTTAATTGGTGAAAATCCGCAAGCAGCAAGGGTCATTTTGCCTCAATTAAAACAATTGGGAATTCAGTTGCAAATTGATAATTTTGGCAGGGTAGCTTCTATTTATGGTCATGTTAAACCCAACTTACTTTATCAAGAATTTGAACGAGTGAAAATTGATCGCCACTTAGTTAGCTTAATTGAACGAGAGCAGCAACCTTGGGATGTGTTTAAAAAAATTGTTCTCGATCTCAAAAAACAGGGTTTTAATGTGACTATCACTGGTATTGAAAATCTATCTCAGTTGAATAAAGTCAAAGAAATTTCAGAAGATTATGGTCAAGGCAACCTTCTCTCTCGACCTTTGAATGTTGAAGAAGTAACTAAGCTCGTCAAGAGTAACCAGAGGATGTCTGAAAAGTTAAAATAA